In Cyclopterus lumpus isolate fCycLum1 chromosome 17, fCycLum1.pri, whole genome shotgun sequence, a genomic segment contains:
- the slc39a6 gene encoding zinc transporter ZIP6 isoform X5: MLTLTLMLFLAVVPRGGTSGPDCRPSTAARLQSAVVDVQRAEQSQRQHLEALFNRYGENGTISLDGLKRLFQNVVLYRNRTVTVQRHHHQGSHAHHDHHDHNSRIQKRAEPSEKSPKTSEVSKDQDGNHSPQSEKPAAQLMASLDEARRDRNLQQPGPAAGRVPESQTQAPAVSRGDHVHDHDHVHDHDHDHVHDHDHDHDHDHDHVHDHGHDHVHDHDHVHDHDHDHDHVHDHGHDHVHDHDHVHDHDHDHDHVHDHGHDHVHDHDHVHDHDHVHDNVHDHVNQDFSQNRSVDSIECLNASSILSSHGMSQDAGVTLADFSFLCPALLSQMDGGACIQHRGPAHHEERDHAHHDHAHHDHGHGDHAHHDHGHHDHGHGDHAHHDHGHGDHNHSDHSDHSGGESARNVAIAWVGGFVSITIISLMSLLGVVLIPLMNKVFFKFLLSFLVALAVGTLSGDAFLHLIPHSLGGHHHHHHHEASGTDAAGLHLHEEEDLDGVWKGLTALSGVYVMFLIEHFLTLGKMYKDKKQKIHKKWDQNDKADPEKQPALEESDLKPTEDVETNGAGMFGDHGGSLHGRGASEEEQVMLAPQASGAGAAAAYTAEDCENKCHSHFHDTVGQADSMHHHHHDYHHILHHHHSQNHHPHSHTHSYSEEHFQQAGVATLAWMVIMGDGLHNFSDGLAIGAAFTEGLSIVES, translated from the exons ATGTTGACGTTGACATTGATGTTGTTCCTCGCCGTTGTTCCTCGCGGCGGGACGTCCGGCCCAGACTGCCGCCCGTCCACCGCGGCGCGTTTACAGTCTGCTGTGGTCGACGTGCAGAGAGCCGAGCAGAGCCAGAGGCAACACCTGGAGGCGCTGTTCAACAG ATATGGAGAAAACGGCACCATCTCTCTGGACGGGTTGAAGCGTCTCTTTCAGAACGTGGTGTTGTATCGCAACAGGACCGTCACGGTGCAGCGTCACCACCACCAGGGAAGCCACGCCCACCACGACCACCATGACCACAACTCGCGTATCCAGAAACGCGCTGAACCCTCTGAGAAGTCTCCAAAGACCTCTGAAGTCTCCAAAGATCAGGACGGCAACCACAGCCCGCAGAGCGAGAAGCCCGCGGCCCAGCTGATGGCGAGCTTAGATGAAGCGAGACGAGACCGCAACCTGCAGCAGCCCGGTCCTGCCGCCGGGCGGGTCCCTGAGAGCCAGACACAGGCACCTGCAGTCAGCCGGGGCGACCACGTGCACGATCATGACCACGTGCACGATCATGACCACGATCACGTGCACGATCATGACCACGATCATGACCACGATCATGACCACGTGCACGATCATGGCCACGATCACGTGCATGATCATGACCACGTGCACGATCATGACCACGATCATGACCACGTGCACGATCATGGCCACGATCACGTGCATGATCATGACCACGTGCACGATCATGACCACGATCATGACCACGTGCACGATCATGGCCACGATCACGTGCATGATCATGACCACGTGCATGATCATGACCACGTGCATGACAACGTGCACGACCACGTGAACCAGGATTTTTCTCAAAACCGAAGTGTGGACAGTATAGAG TGCCTGAACGCCTCCAGCATCCTGTCCTCACACGGGATGTCTCAGGACGCCGGAGTGACGCTTGCAGACTTCAGCTTCCTGTGCCCCGCCCTCCTCAGCCAGATGGATGGCGGAGCCTGCATCCAGCACAGAGGCCCCGCCCACCACGAGGAGAGGG ACCACGCCCACCATGACCACGCCCACCATGACCACGGCCACGGGGACCACGCCCACCATGACCACGGCCACCATGACCACGGCCACGGGGACCACGCCCACCATGACCACGGCCACGGGGACCACAACCACTCGGACCACTCGGACCACTCCGGCGGAGAAAGCGCCAGAAACGTGGCGATAG CGTGGGTCGGCGGCTTCGTCTCCATCACGATCATCAGCCTGATGTCGCTGCTCGGCGTCGTGCTCATCCCGCTCATGAACAAGGTCTTCTTCAAGTTCCTCCTCAGCTTCCTGGTGGCGCTGGCGGTCGGCACGCTGAGCGGCGACGCCTTCCTCCACCTCATCCCCCAC TCTCTGGgaggccaccaccaccaccaccaccacgagGCCTCTGGTACGGACGCGGCGGGGCTTCACCTccacgaggaggaggacctggacGGCGTGTGGAAAGGCCTGACGGCGCTGAGCGGAGTCTACGTCATGTTTCTGATCGAGCACTTCCTGACGCTGGGCAAAATGTACAAGGACAAGAagcagaag ATCCACAAGAAGTGGGATCAGAACGACAAAGCGGACCCGGAGAAGCAGCCGGCGCTGGAGGAGAGCGACCTGAAGCCGACCGAAG ATGTGGAGACGAACGGTGCCGGCATGTTCGGCGACCACGGCGGCAGCCTGCACGGCAGGGGCGCgtcggaggaggagcaggtgatgCTGGCGCCGCAGGCGTCCGGCGCGGGGGCCGCCGCCGCCTACACCGCCGAGGACTGCGAGAACAAGTGCCACTCCCACTTCCACGACACGGTGGGCCAGGCCGACAGcatgcaccaccaccaccacgactACCACCACatcctgcaccaccaccactcccAGAACCACCACCCTCACAGCCACACCCACTCCTACTCCGAGGAGCACTTCCAGCAGGCCGGCGTGGCCACGCTCGCCTGGATGGTCATCATGGGAGACGGGCTGCACAACTTCAGCGACGGCCTGGCTATCG GAGCTGCCTTCACTGAGGGTCTGTCCATCGTAGAATCATAG